A window of Plasmodium malariae genome assembly, chromosome: 12 genomic DNA:
caaaaaacgCAAAAAACGcgaaaaacaaaacaaaggttataaataataatgacaaGGACATGAAAAAGAAtgataagaagaaaaatatcgGAAAACAAAAGGTTACTGATAAAAGCAAGGTTAAGAAAACGTTAGATAAAAATGTGGACcacaaaaacaaattaaaaaaaatgaaaggcgctgataaaaacattaagaagaaaaaaataaaaacatccATCCGTTATAAAAGGTTATATACATtcgttaatttttgtttattacaTGAAATgtagttaatatatttttttttttttttttttttttgttttgtttttatggGAAGGGGCAAATAAGAAACACGAGTTGTTACATTGTTGTTGTTAAGTTGATGAATGTTTCTTGTCTTTTTTTGTAGTTTCTTTTATGTATGTAGTTGTATGTATGTGCTGCATGTGTCCTGCTTGAAGTGAGTGTCTTTCGCAAGTGCCTATCTTGTGTATATCCCTCCGCACGCTGCATGGTCGTTTATCATTCATCAATTATCAATCATCATGGCATTAATCATGTTGAGACATAATCGTTAATGATTACTTATCCATTTTTCCTGTGAAGGCCGAGAACCCTGAAACTCCCAAGAAATCCCAAATGCCCCAAAATTGTCAAGTCCTGTTATAGAAAGACGTTGGATAAATatggaataataaaatacccCTTAACATCCGAAAAAgctatgaaaaaaattgaagaaataaatacattagtGTTCATATGTGACAAAAGAGCGGATAAgagaaaaattaagaaatcaGTGAGCAGCTTGTTCGGAATTACTTGCGATAAGGTGAATGTGCTTAACAGGTAGgtgcttaaaaaaaaaaaaaaaaaaaaaaaaaagtaagaatTCGAGAGTGCAATGGAGTGGAGTATAGAGTACAGAGAAGTACAGCAGAATAGACTACTGTATAGGAAAAAAAGCAGAGGAACGGAAATAGTCGTAAATTGTTAACAGTTCATGTATACCAAGGCACAGGCCCCTTTAAAACGGGCAACCGTgcgcatgtacatatgtgtatatacataggTACCTGCttacatacgtacgtacgtAGTTATGttcacacatatatatatatatatacatttgtgtGTGTTATGCGTGTATCAATTTTTCAGACTGAACGGAGATAAGAAGGCGTACGTTCGCTTGTCAAAGGAACATGATGCTTTGGAAGTTGCTAACAAAATtggaattttataaaaaaaaggaatagcagtacatattatttttatacttatgTGTATTTTCAACGTGTTACATGTTACAATGTGTTAATAGgcttattccttttttataactCAAATTAGGTCGATGCAtttacatgcacatatacataaatatattatacgtatgtgtatgtatgcacgcACATGTGCACATATTAAAGAGGAATAATTAAAACTGCGATAGTCATATTTGTGGATGGACCTTTAGCAGTAATTTCAACTCCATCTTTaatggaattttttttttttttttttttttattaattaaataaagtttaattagataaaaaaaatagttctAAGAAGAcagttaaaatttaaataaaaaacgaaataaaaattaagcgaaatgaaatgaaaaaaaaaaaaaaatcgtagcgcagtaaaatgaaaaaagtaatacaaaacaaaaaagaaaaaaaaaaaagtatagtTGAGCAAAGTATACTGAAGTGTAATACAatacaattaaatatataaaattagaattcAACAAAATGAATTCGAAATAAAGTATagcaaaaatgaataaattatattatactatGTGGAGACAAATTTTCTCCAGGGGGGAAAAGCAGATAGTGCCGTTCTCATAGAGGAAATAAAGCGATCGTTTGTTCTCATCCccatattaattataattgaatttctttttttaaaatttcgtATGGACAAGGCTTTGAGTTATCCGAAGGGAAATTATCAGGGGAACTATCATCAATTTCGAAcgaacatttatttttataaaatgataCAGCATTGATGTTATTTTTCAAAACTGTACAAATGATTTTCTTCAACTTAATATGTTTACATAGGTTTTCTAGCAtacttattaaatatttcccAAGGCCTAATTTAGTGTAATCGTAAACTATTTGAATCTCATATAAATagcaaattatatttttttcataggGATAGTAGTCAGGTGTTAGCCGATAATGAACAAAgcaaattaatttatttttacataagtacttgttcattttttctatgttattacattttaatatatttagaaaattatCTTCTCCTTCCACACAATCTTCACTAAGCTTATCATTTCCAACAAAATTGCAATCATTGGTATTGTTATTACATGATtcacaatattttataaaccCTAGAATTAATTTGCACCTGTCACTTGTTAATTCCTTCCATTTAGTACTATCAATCCATCCTCTGTTCAAAAAATTGCTTTCATTGTACAGTCCTTCCATGTTAACCTTTGTTATTTCTAAAAGTGTTCTGAACAGTACTTCACTTACActgtacttttttaattcatatgCATTTATCGACTCGAAAAAGACTACATGACTACCCATCACACGTTGGTCTACATATCGGTCCACACGTTGGTCTGCATATCGATCCACACGTTGGTCT
This region includes:
- the PmUG01_12041400 gene encoding acetyltransferase, GNAT family, putative, with protein sequence MKKLKDDIKVSQSGKINRTKKKSINKSEQNVKNTNGSKNKDVKDDKEIVKRVKRCRSNDNIFNFIDAKYRKYFLRWGNTTKMACKVECKGKSVDRYADQRVDRYADQRVDRYADQRVDRYADQRVDRYADQRVDRYVDQRVMGSHVVFFESINAYELKKYSVSEVLFRTLLEITKVNMEGLYNESNFLNRGWIDSTKWKELTSDRCKLILGFIKYCESCNNNTNDCNFVGNDKLSEDCVEGEDNFLNILKCNNIEKMNKYLCKNKLICFVHYRLTPDYYPYEKNIICYLYEIQIVYDYTKLGLGKYLISMLENLCKHIKLKKIICTVLKNNINAVSFYKNKCSFEIDDSSPDNFPSDNSKPCPYEILKKEIQL
- the RPL23 gene encoding 60S ribosomal protein L23, putative, yielding MKNEKNAKDAKNAKDAKNAKNAKNAKNAKNAKNKTKVINNNDKDMKKNDKKKNIGKQKVTDKSKVKKTLDKNVDHKNKLKKMKGADKNIKKKKIKTSIRYKRPRTLKLPRNPKCPKIVKSCYRKTLDKYGIIKYPLTSEKAMKKIEEINTLVFICDKRADKRKIKKSVSSLFGITCDKVNVLNRLNGDKKAYVRLSKEHDALEVANKIGIL